Part of the Ralstonia pickettii DTP0602 genome, ATAAGTGCGCCTTGGTATCCGAATTGGCTGAGTGCCGTGTAGTCACGAAGGGGCGGGCGCGCGTTGCGCCTGCGTCCCGCAGGTCATACTGACTGCGCGGGAGGCGCGCGGGTGATGAGAAGGCAACTGCCCATATAGGCAAGGGTGGCAGGCAATCACCTCGACTAGATGGGTGGCCGTAGGATCACGCCCAACCCCTTTTACCCGCTCGGCATAAAAGGCGCAGGAGAGTCGGGACTCGGCGGCGCGGTGGCTGCAGTCACAAATGCGGTCGCGGGCGCGGTGGTGGAATACGTTCCGGCGCCAACTGCGGAGACCGCGCCAAAACAATGGGATGGACGCCCCCAACCAAACGGCATCGGTGTGCCACAGTGGAGTTGCGTATCACCACTTCACGGAAGGGAGCGTCCATCATGAAGGCTACTACCATCGGCATCGATCTGGCGAAGAACGTATTCCAGGTTCATGGTGTTTCTGAGAACGGCAAGATCGTCTTGAGAAGACAACTCAAACGTCATCAGGTGGCAATATTCTTCGCGAACCTTGCGCCCGCCCTTGTTGGCATGGAAGCGTGCGGAAGTGCACATTACTGGGCCAGGAAGCTACAAGGCATGGGGCACACGGTCCGCCTAATGGCACCGCAGTTCGTCAAGCCCTATGTCAAGACCAACAAGCACGATGCCGCCGACGCAGAGGCGATTTGCGAAGCGGTAACCCGTCCCAACATGCGCTTTGTACCGATCAAGAATGTCGAGCAGCAGGCGATGTTGGCCTTGCATCGGGCTCGCCAGGGATTTGTGAGCGCTCGCACCGCGCAGGCCAATCAGATCCGTGGCCTGCTCAGCGAGTATGGATTCGTCTTACCTCAAGGAATCGCCTGCATTGCGGAAAAGGTCCCCGACATCATTGAGGACGGCTCGAACGAGCTACCGGGGACGTTCCGGCAGCTCATACAACGCTTGATGGCACATCTCAAAGCGCTTCACCAACAGGTATCAGAAATCGATGCCGAGATCAGGGCGTGGCACAGGCAGAGCGACTTGTCCTGCAAGCTTGAGAAGATACCAGGTGTCGGACCCGTGACAGCCACTGCGCTGGTGGCAACAATCGGGGACGCGAAGCACTTCAAGAACGGCCGAGAGTTGGCCGCTTGGCTTGGCCTGGTGCCAAGGCAACACTCAAGCGGTGGAAAGCAAAATCTGCTTGGAATCAGCAAGCGTGGCGATTCCTACTTGCGGACACTGTTGATTCACTGTGCGCGCTCAGCAATCTTCGCGTCACGACGCAAGGGTATGGAGCAAGGCTGGGTCCACGACGTGGCGCGTCGGCGCAATAGCAACATAGCCGCAGTCGCGCTGGCCAACAAAATCGCTCGAACTGTGTGGGCATTATGGAGGCATGACAGGGAGTACCGACCTGCCTACACTCCTGCGGCTGCAGCAGCGTAGGCAGGTCTCTCATTTAAGGCGTGAAGCGGTATCAGTAGGAGAAGCAGACCACAGATTGCTCAGGCAATCATGAAATGATGGCAAGACAGGTTAGACCGTGGCCGGTAAAGCCCGACAGCCCCCAAGCACTTCTGAGTGCGGCAAATCGATAGGGATCTGGCCAGCGAAACCCATCAGGGACAGCGGCGGTGCCGCAGCGAAAGTCCGAATGTACGGTTGCAATCCACCTTCCGGTCATCATTGATTGAGCGCTTGGCAAACTGGGGGCGTCCATGTACGGGGGCTGACTAAGCGGCAAGGCGACGGGCTTCTTCTCCGGCGATGGAGGGATACCGTCGTTCAACGTAAGACCGGAGCTGGTCATTGAGCACAGCCGTCCGACAAAGAGCAAAGCCCTCGGCCGAGGAGGCCCGGAAGTTGGCAGGGCGGGTCGCGTCTGTCATTTCCTATACTTTCACAACGGAAAAAGCTACGTTCCGGGCACCCGCACCGACCGCCTTACCCGACTGGGAGGGGAGATCAACATGGCAAGCTTAAGACTCTTTGTACGTTCACTGGCTTTGTTGCCTCTGCTGGGGCTGGGCAGTTGCTTCTCATTTGAGCGCCATGTCATCGAGTCGCCTTCGCCTCCCCCGGCGAGCGGTCGTACGGTCATTGTGCCGCCAGGGTCTACCGTGACATGCACGCCCGGACCCTGCCAAGTGCGGTGAATGGCGTGAAGCGCAAGACAAAGCCCTCGGCCAAACAATGGTGAGGGCTTTAGGCAGTGGAGCCGTGCTCAGATCTCGGCCTCGGATATCAGTTATTTTTTTGATGCCAGCATCAGGGCGGTTCTGCACCCGCCCGATCAGTCTTTTCAAGTCCTCGCCCTCCCCGGCCGAGGGCTTTTCTCTTTTGTC contains:
- a CDS encoding transposase IS110 (K07486: K07486; transposase), yielding MKATTIGIDLAKNVFQVHGVSENGKIVLRRQLKRHQVAIFFANLAPALVGMEACGSAHYWARKLQGMGHTVRLMAPQFVKPYVKTNKHDAADAEAICEAVTRPNMRFVPIKNVEQQAMLALHRARQGFVSARTAQANQIRGLLSEYGFVLPQGIACIAEKVPDIIEDGSNELPGTFRQLIQRLMAHLKALHQQVSEIDAEIRAWHRQSDLSCKLEKIPGVGPVTATALVATIGDAKHFKNGRELAAWLGLVPRQHSSGGKQNLLGISKRGDSYLRTLLIHCARSAIFASRRKGMEQGWVHDVARRRNSNIAAVALANKIARTVWALWRHDREYRPAYTPAAAAA